In the Luteolibacter arcticus genome, GCCAATAGTGTTCGGCATCCTCCCTGCTTGCCGGAACGGCGGCGTAGTGTGACGAAAAGGTCACTGGTACTCCCCGGCCCTTTTTGGCATTCATGCGGGCGTGGCACGCAAGCCCAAGCCGCCTGTTCCTCCGGAGATCCTCGCGGGCTTCCGTATCCTGGAACGCTTCCTCGAAGTCCTTCGCCCGCTCGACGAGCGCCGGACCAAGGATCCGCGCGAACTCGACCCGCGCCGCAAGTTCGATGCCAAGGGCTACTTCGTGATGATGCTCTTCACCCTGCTCAACCCGGTCATCGGCTCGATGCGCGGACTGTGCGCGGCTTCCAAGTCCAGGCGTTTCGCAGAGGGCACCGGGCTGCCGCCTGTTAGCCTCGGCAGTTTTTCGGAAGCCCAGGCGGTATTCGATCCCGAAATCCTTCGCGGCGTGCTGCGCGAACTGCTTTCCCGCGGCGGGGACGACTTGCCCGCGGAGCTGCGCGGCAAGCTCGGAGGCACCGCGGTGGAAGCCATCGACAGCACCGTGTGGGAAGCTGTCGGGCGGATGGAATGGGCCTGCTGGCGCGACCAATACTCCACCACCCAGAAAGCCGTGCGGCTGCATCTGCGGTGGAGGATCTTCGGGCCGGGCTGCGGGGGCGCGCAGATCACGCCGGGCCGGGAATGCGAGCGGCGGGTGCTGCGGCATGACCTGCTGGAAGCCGGCGTGATGTATGTCGGCGACCGCAACTATTCCGGCGACTACGGGCTGCTGCGTCGCATCGGTGAGATCGGCGCGGATTTCATCGTGCGCCTCCAGGACAAGTCCGTCATCCACGAGTTGGAAAAGCTGCCGATAAGCGCGAAGGAAAAGGCGGCGGGCATCACCCACCACGTGCGGGTGGCACTGGGCGGGCGCGGGGCGAAGGACGAGGGCTGGCGGTTGGTGCGCATCCAGCGACCCGGTGGCGAGAACGTGATGATCCTCACCAACGTGGCGGTGGAACGGCTCAGTGCCACGGAGATTTGCGAGATCTACCGGCAGCGCTGGAAGATCGAAGGCTTCTTCCGCTGGCTCAAATGCGTGCTGCCGTGCCGGCATTGGCTTGCGGAAGGGCCGCGCGGGGTGGCGGTGCAGGTTTACTGTG is a window encoding:
- a CDS encoding IS4 family transposase, with the protein product MARKPKPPVPPEILAGFRILERFLEVLRPLDERRTKDPRELDPRRKFDAKGYFVMMLFTLLNPVIGSMRGLCAASKSRRFAEGTGLPPVSLGSFSEAQAVFDPEILRGVLRELLSRGGDDLPAELRGKLGGTAVEAIDSTVWEAVGRMEWACWRDQYSTTQKAVRLHLRWRIFGPGCGGAQITPGRECERRVLRHDLLEAGVMYVGDRNYSGDYGLLRRIGEIGADFIVRLQDKSVIHELEKLPISAKEKAAGITHHVRVALGGRGAKDEGWRLVRIQRPGGENVMILTNVAVERLSATEICEIYRQRWKIEGFFRWLKCVLPCRHWLAEGPRGVAVQVYCALIAALLLAAHNGRLPGKRAMEGIRLWMLGWLDDDELAAWPGIAKKG